In Blastopirellula sediminis, the following proteins share a genomic window:
- the cutA gene encoding divalent-cation tolerance protein CutA, translating into MEAIIIYTTAASMEEAQHIADALVGQQLAASVQIMPGVRSVYNWQGKIAQSDEVLCIIKTEAKRFKEIALAIEQIHSYEVPELIAVPIVHGSIDYLSWLNDQVGTES; encoded by the coding sequence ATGGAAGCCATCATCATTTACACCACGGCTGCGAGCATGGAAGAAGCGCAGCACATCGCTGACGCGCTCGTCGGCCAACAACTTGCGGCCAGCGTGCAGATCATGCCCGGCGTTCGCAGCGTCTACAACTGGCAAGGGAAGATCGCCCAATCGGACGAAGTTCTTTGCATCATCAAGACCGAAGCGAAACGTTTCAAAGAGATCGCCCTCGCGATTGAACAGATCCACTCCTACGAAGTCCCCGAGCTAATCGCCGTGCCGATCGTCCATGGCTCGATCGACTACCTCAGCTGGCTCAACGATCAGGTCGGAACCGAATCTTGA
- a CDS encoding DUF11 domain-containing protein, protein MKNLYLRFTAIGSVASLGVAAIVQSVLSTAHTAAEPLVDAAQENVAALVESSTSAATEEIGRYVPSIVRANNENDEPETKPATTPPPPASHRFSLGDSTPTPAAATPAPTTGSSRFLGDSGSSAAPTPAPVTIGDTPKPPVSRFSLGDSTPTPAAATPATSTPAPSTGSRFQLGDSTPTPSAAPATPAAVPTPAPSRFATTPAAETPAAAPMPSAMSAEPEAAAAAEATTPTPVPTVASNPRFSAPPIGGGSAEPTAPAPSSRFQFSSSGGESAPPISSTPAPVSSMPSTTPAATDRYPAPASIGGVVPVTPESYPAPRSTPSYGAMSDNQLGGAPAASGSGKPGDVKLEGLQQPSITLEKRAPAEIQVGKAATFSLIVKNVGAATAHDVVIRDSVPAGTALVNTTPVAESGVGGELLWKIGQIAPGEEKRLSMELMPQTEGDVGSVATVSFAAHATVRSRVTKPELTIEQTAAPTVLIGDNLLLAITVSNPGTGPATGVVLEEVVPANFTHPAGSELEFEIGTLKPGETRSLELVLKASKAGQTQNVLGIRGDGNLQTQTELNVEVIAPELQVSMVGPKLRYLDRPAKYQVSISNPGTAPAQNIDLITYLPKGMKFVDANNAGQYDANQHAIFWNLEELPPAQSGTVELTALPIEAGDQKIRVEGSARMGLAAQNETLVQVEGIVALFFEVVDQADPIELGKDTTYDVRVVNQGSKTATNVRVAAILPPGMQGVDASGAAKGLVSGSEVVFEPLARLLPKGEETFRIKVKGIAAGDQRIKVQVSSDEIPQPITKEESTRVYSDR, encoded by the coding sequence ATGAAGAATCTCTACCTCCGCTTTACCGCTATTGGCAGCGTCGCCTCGTTGGGCGTCGCCGCGATCGTGCAATCGGTTTTGTCGACGGCTCACACTGCCGCAGAGCCCTTGGTCGACGCCGCCCAAGAGAATGTAGCGGCCCTGGTCGAATCTTCGACATCCGCCGCCACGGAAGAAATCGGACGCTACGTTCCGTCGATCGTCCGGGCGAACAACGAAAACGACGAACCCGAAACCAAACCGGCGACCACTCCGCCGCCGCCCGCTTCGCATCGCTTCTCGCTGGGCGATAGCACGCCGACTCCAGCCGCCGCGACTCCGGCTCCGACCACCGGTTCCAGCCGATTCCTGGGCGATTCGGGCAGTAGCGCCGCTCCCACGCCGGCCCCGGTGACGATCGGCGATACGCCGAAACCGCCGGTCAGCCGCTTCAGCCTCGGCGACAGCACGCCGACTCCGGCTGCCGCTACGCCTGCAACTTCGACTCCCGCGCCGTCGACCGGTTCGCGGTTCCAGCTCGGCGATTCGACCCCGACTCCGTCGGCAGCTCCGGCAACGCCCGCCGCTGTTCCGACCCCGGCGCCTTCGCGATTTGCGACCACTCCGGCCGCCGAAACTCCGGCTGCGGCTCCGATGCCTTCGGCGATGTCGGCCGAACCGGAAGCTGCCGCTGCGGCCGAGGCGACCACGCCGACCCCGGTACCGACCGTCGCTTCGAATCCCCGTTTCTCAGCTCCGCCCATTGGCGGCGGCAGCGCCGAGCCGACCGCGCCGGCGCCGAGCAGTCGCTTCCAGTTCAGCAGCTCCGGCGGCGAAAGCGCTCCGCCGATCAGCTCGACTCCCGCGCCGGTCAGCAGCATGCCGAGTACGACTCCGGCCGCGACCGACCGTTACCCTGCCCCGGCTTCGATCGGCGGCGTCGTTCCAGTGACGCCGGAAAGCTATCCGGCGCCGCGCTCGACTCCTAGCTACGGCGCGATGAGCGACAACCAACTCGGCGGCGCTCCCGCGGCCAGCGGTAGCGGCAAGCCGGGCGACGTCAAACTCGAAGGCCTCCAACAACCGTCGATCACGCTGGAGAAGCGAGCCCCGGCCGAAATCCAAGTCGGCAAAGCGGCCACCTTCTCGCTGATCGTCAAGAACGTCGGTGCAGCGACCGCCCATGACGTAGTGATTCGCGATTCGGTTCCGGCCGGTACCGCGCTGGTCAACACGACCCCGGTCGCGGAATCGGGCGTCGGCGGCGAACTTCTCTGGAAGATCGGCCAGATCGCTCCCGGCGAAGAAAAACGTCTGTCGATGGAACTGATGCCGCAGACCGAAGGGGACGTCGGTAGCGTCGCGACCGTTTCGTTCGCCGCTCATGCGACCGTCCGCTCCCGCGTCACCAAACCGGAACTGACCATCGAACAAACCGCGGCGCCGACCGTCTTGATCGGCGACAACCTCCTGCTCGCGATCACCGTCAGCAACCCCGGCACCGGTCCTGCGACCGGCGTCGTGCTGGAAGAAGTCGTTCCGGCCAACTTCACTCACCCGGCCGGCAGCGAACTCGAATTTGAAATCGGCACCCTCAAGCCGGGCGAGACCCGTAGCCTTGAGCTGGTCCTGAAAGCCTCCAAGGCTGGCCAGACGCAGAACGTCCTCGGCATTCGCGGCGACGGCAATCTGCAAACGCAAACCGAACTGAACGTCGAAGTGATCGCGCCGGAACTGCAAGTTTCGATGGTCGGTCCGAAGCTTCGCTATCTTGATCGCCCCGCCAAGTACCAGGTTTCGATCAGCAACCCGGGGACCGCTCCGGCGCAGAACATCGACCTGATCACCTACTTGCCGAAGGGAATGAAATTCGTCGACGCCAACAACGCCGGCCAGTATGACGCCAACCAACATGCAATCTTCTGGAACCTGGAAGAGTTGCCCCCGGCGCAAAGCGGCACGGTCGAATTGACCGCGTTGCCGATCGAAGCGGGCGACCAAAAGATCCGGGTCGAAGGTTCGGCTCGCATGGGACTGGCCGCGCAGAACGAAACGCTGGTTCAGGTCGAAGGCATCGTCGCCCTCTTCTTTGAAGTGGTCGACCAGGCCGACCCGATCGAACTCGGCAAAGACACCACCTACGACGTCCGCGTCGTCAACCAAGGCTCGAAGACCGCCACCAACGTCCGCGTCGCCGCGATCTTGCCGCCGGGGATGCAAGGAGTCGACGCCAGCGGCGCCGCCAAGGGCCTGGTCAGCGGCAGCGAAGTCGTCTTTGAACCGCTCGCTCGCTTGCTGCCGAAGGGAGAAGAAACCTTCCGCATCAAAGTGAAAGGGATCGCAGCCGGCGACCAACGCATCAAAGTGCAGGTCTCCAGCGACGAAATCCCGCAGCCGATCACCAAGGAAGAAAGCACCCGCGTCTATTCCGACCGGTAA
- a CDS encoding flagellin, with the protein MNPVSSYSSAYLTVGSAVNRNFNSMLNAIARLSTGQRINRASDDPAALLAAAAVKAQITTRDALQRASLRTSALIDVADGGLAEVSRLTNEIRGNLITAANSTTTDAERAALQLEIDGAIDAIDQVGQLTYNNKPVFSGETLNVNYGADLTTWSQLYLPKIDAETLGGEDGVLADLRSGGQYDLESGDLASALKALDGVQSRIIYNRAEYAAFDKYSQDSIYELLANQQIQLQSIYSELMDTDYVSETAELTRSAILAQSSLTAYKSLIAVAKTQEAMLDALFDLNRR; encoded by the coding sequence ATGAACCCCGTCTCCAGCTATTCCAGCGCTTATCTGACTGTCGGTAGCGCCGTCAATCGAAACTTCAATTCGATGCTCAATGCGATTGCGCGCCTCTCCACCGGACAGCGGATCAACCGCGCCAGTGATGACCCGGCCGCACTGCTTGCTGCGGCGGCCGTGAAGGCGCAGATCACGACGCGTGACGCGCTGCAGCGTGCGAGCCTGCGCACCAGCGCGCTGATCGACGTCGCCGATGGCGGACTGGCCGAGGTCTCGCGCCTCACCAACGAGATCCGCGGCAATCTGATCACCGCCGCCAACAGCACGACGACCGACGCCGAGCGGGCCGCGTTGCAATTGGAGATCGACGGCGCCATCGACGCGATCGATCAGGTGGGACAACTCACCTACAACAACAAGCCGGTCTTCAGCGGCGAGACGCTGAACGTCAACTACGGCGCGGACCTGACCACTTGGTCCCAGCTATATCTCCCCAAGATCGACGCCGAAACGCTCGGCGGCGAAGATGGGGTGCTGGCCGATCTGCGGTCCGGCGGCCAGTATGACCTCGAAAGCGGCGACCTCGCGTCGGCCCTGAAGGCGCTCGACGGCGTCCAGTCGCGGATCATCTACAACCGAGCCGAATACGCCGCGTTCGACAAATACTCGCAAGACTCCATCTACGAGTTGCTCGCCAACCAGCAGATTCAATTGCAGTCGATCTACAGCGAACTGATGGATACCGACTACGTCAGCGAGACTGCCGAGCTTACCCGCAGCGCCATCCTGGCCCAAAGCTCGCTTACCGCCTACAAGTCGCTAATCGCCGTCGCCAAGACGCAAGAGGCGATGCTCGACGCCCTGTTCGACCTCAATCGACGCTAG
- a CDS encoding GNAT family N-acetyltransferase — MNNDASPWKTRVAGRPDRPACAKIFYASRRSAFFWMPNDKIRFDDFDQATDGEPIWVAERNRRIVGFVSWWPPENFIHNLFVAPEYQRMGVGRALLDACLAQIGRPARLKCSTANANALQFYERLGWRCEEQSTSPEGPYWLMMLDSASAEATT; from the coding sequence ATGAACAACGACGCTTCCCCCTGGAAAACCCGAGTCGCCGGACGTCCGGATCGACCCGCCTGCGCGAAGATCTTCTACGCTTCGCGGCGGTCGGCGTTTTTCTGGATGCCGAACGATAAGATCCGGTTTGACGATTTTGATCAGGCGACCGACGGCGAACCGATCTGGGTCGCCGAGCGGAATCGGCGAATCGTGGGGTTCGTCTCGTGGTGGCCGCCGGAGAACTTCATCCACAACCTGTTCGTGGCGCCGGAGTATCAGCGGATGGGAGTTGGCCGGGCGCTGCTCGACGCCTGTCTGGCCCAGATCGGTCGGCCGGCCCGGCTGAAGTGTTCGACCGCCAACGCGAATGCGCTGCAGTTTTACGAGCGGCTCGGGTGGCGCTGCGAGGAGCAGTCGACCAGCCCCGAAGGTCCCTATTGGCTGATGATGCTCGACAGCGCCTCCGCAGAGGCTACGACCTGA